CGACGAGGCGATCCGCGCGGCGCAGCGCTGGCTCTGGAAGGAGATGAAGCTGGCCGTCGAGCCCGCTGCGGCCCTGCCGCTGGCCGCGCTGCAGACCGGCCGCTACCGGCCGAGGGCCGACGAAAAGGTCTGCCTGATCGTCTGCGGCGCCAACCTCGATCCGGCCACCCTGGCCTGAGCCGCTGGCCGGGCCGGAATCACGGCCCGGGGGAGGCGGTTTCGCAATTCACCATCCAGCCCAGGCCGAACTTGTCGACCAGCATGCCGAAATGCGCTCCCCAGAACGTGGTGGCAAACGGCATGGTGACCATGCCGCCGGTGGCGAGCGCCTTGAACACCTTCTCCCCGCGCGCCGCATCGCCGGGGATGTTGACCGACATCGAAAACCCCGCGTGGCCGGCGAACGGCTGGCCCGGCATGCGGTCGCTGGCCATGAAACGATGGCCGCCGGCCTCGAACGTGGCGTGCATCACCTTGTTCTTCCATTCCGAGGGGAGCTGCGTCTCCATCGGCGAGCCGGCGTAGCGGTGCAGGGTGACGATCTTTCCATCCAGGCATTGCTGGTAGAACGCCAGCGCGGTCTCGCAGTTGCCGTCGAAGAAGAGGTAGGGTTCGATCTGCATGGTGTCCTCCGGATGGGGCGATGCTAAACCCGAATCCCCCCGCAGGCAAAACCGCGGCGATCGCTCCCCTTAAAATTCGGGGATGCTTGATATCACTTTGTTACGGAAAGACCTGGACTCGGTCGTGGCGCGGCTCGAAACCCGCAAGCGGCCGCAGGCCTTTCTCGACGTGGACGCCTTCAGGGCGCTCGAGGCCGAACGCAAGACGATCCAGTCTCGGACTGAAGAACTGCAGGCGCAGCGCAATGCCCTGAGCAAGCAGATCGGCCAGCTCAAGGCCAAGGGCGAGTCCACCGACGCCGTGATGGCCCAGGTGGGCGCGATCAAGGCCGAACTCGACGGTTCGGCCGCACGGCTGGAACAATTGCAGCCCGAATTGCAGACGCTGTTGCTGGCCGTACCCAACCTGCCGCACGAGAGCGTGCCGGTGGGCGCGGACGAAACCGGCAACGTCGAGGTGCGCCGCTGGGGCACGCCGCGCAGCCCGGACTTTGCGGTCAAGGACCATGTGGACATCGGCACGCCGCTGGGCTTGGACGCGGAAACCGGCGTCAAGCTCGCGGGCTCGCGCTTCACCTTCATGCGCGGCCCGGTGGCGCGGCTGCACCGCGCCCTGGCGCAGTTCATGCTCGACGTGCAGACGCAGGAGCACGGCTACACCGAGTGCTACACGCCCTGCATCGTCAACCCCGAAACCCTGCGCGGTACGGGCCAGCTGCCCAAGTTCGAGGCCGACCTGTTCGCGGTGAAGAAGGGCGGGCAGGAAGGCGAGGGCGAGGCCTTCTACCTGATCCCGACCTCGGAAGTCACGCTCACCAACACCGTGCGCGACGAAGTCCTGGCCGAGTCCGAGCTGCCCATCAAGCTCACGGCGCACACGCCCTGCTTCCGCTCCGAAGCCGGCAGCGCGGGCCGCGACACGCGCGGCATGATCCGCCAGCATCAGTTCGACAAGGTCGAGATGGTGCAGATCGTCCACCCCGACAGGAGCTACGAGGCATTGGAAGACATGACGCGGCATGCCGAGGCCATCCTGCAGAAGCTCGGCCTGCCCTACCGTGTGATGGCGCTGTGCACCGGCGACATGGGCTTTGGCGCGGCCAAGACCTACGACCTGGAAGTCTGGCTGCCCGCGCAGAACACCTACCGCGAGATCAGCTCGGTCTCCAACTGCGAAGCCTTCCAGGCGCGGCGCCTGCAGGCCCGCTTCAAGAACGCCCAGGGCAAGAATGAACTGGTGCACACGCTCAACGGTTCCGGTCTGGCCGTGGGACGCACGCTGGTGGCGGTTCTGGAGAACTATCAGAACGCGGACGGCTCGGTGACCGTGCCGGAAGTGCTGCGCAACTACATGGGCGGCGCCGAGGTGCTGCGGACCTGATATAGAATACGCAATTCGACAGGAGAGATGGCAGAGTGGTCGAATGCGCCGGACTCGAAATCCGGTATACGGTTATACCGTATCTAGGGTTCGAATCCCTATCTCTCCGCCAGTCTGTTAATAAAATCAACGACTTATAAGAGTTTTTGATTTTTGTACCACATAGCATCCCAAAAAAAGCCGCCTCGATGAAGGCGGCTTTTTTATGTCTCATCATCCGAGCGAAGCTCCAGTTCATACCTCACTCCGGCCGCATGTCGAAAGCGTTCAGTGTGCAGGTTGCCAGCGCGTAGTAGCCGAGGATGCCGACGACCTCGATGCTCGATCGGTAACTCAAGACCTCGCTGGCCGAGCTGTTTGCCAAATGGCGGACTTGCGGCCTGGCCATACCCCGGTCTGCCACGCCCGCAGCCAGTCCACTAGGAACTCGGTGAATGCTTCAGCAGCGGGCGGCATCGCACGAGCGGTAGGGCGATAGACGCACACCTGGCGAATCGTCTCGGGCTTGGTGACGCGCCGCATCACCAGGCCCAGCCGTTCCGCCAGCACACCGACGTAGGCCGGCGCGAGCGTCACGGACAAGCCTTCGGCAGCGAGGCCGAGGGCCGTGGACACGTTGTCGACGACGTGCACAGGCCGCACACGCTCTCCTTCGGGCGCATTGACATGCATCTGTGCCACGCTGCGCTCATGGTCGCGGCCAGCCGCCACCAGCGCCACATCGTGCAACTGATCCCAGTGCAGCACCTTGAGGGCGGCCAGGGGATGCGTGGGAGCGCACCAAAGGACCCAGGGACTGTCGAAGACCATCTCGCGCGCCACGCCGGCGCCGGGCGCACGATCCGGCCCCACGGCGAGGTCAACATCGCCCGTTGCCACTGATTCGGCCAGCGCGTCCACCGCGGTGTCGCGGATGCGAATCACCACCTTGGGGCGCTGCTCGCCAAAAGCCCGGATCGCCGCCGGCAGGACCGAGCCGGCCAGAACGAGCGGCGCGCCGACCCGCACCACGCCCGCGGCGCGGTTGCGGACGTCGGTAGCCGCGGACTCGGCAAGCTGCACGTGGCGCAGAACGGTCTCGGCTGAAGCCAGGAAGTCGCGCCCCGCG
The sequence above is a segment of the Variovorax terrae genome. Coding sequences within it:
- a CDS encoding VOC family protein, with product MQIEPYLFFDGNCETALAFYQQCLDGKIVTLHRYAGSPMETQLPSEWKNKVMHATFEAGGHRFMASDRMPGQPFAGHAGFSMSVNIPGDAARGEKVFKALATGGMVTMPFATTFWGAHFGMLVDKFGLGWMVNCETASPGP
- the serS gene encoding serine--tRNA ligase, which produces MLDITLLRKDLDSVVARLETRKRPQAFLDVDAFRALEAERKTIQSRTEELQAQRNALSKQIGQLKAKGESTDAVMAQVGAIKAELDGSAARLEQLQPELQTLLLAVPNLPHESVPVGADETGNVEVRRWGTPRSPDFAVKDHVDIGTPLGLDAETGVKLAGSRFTFMRGPVARLHRALAQFMLDVQTQEHGYTECYTPCIVNPETLRGTGQLPKFEADLFAVKKGGQEGEGEAFYLIPTSEVTLTNTVRDEVLAESELPIKLTAHTPCFRSEAGSAGRDTRGMIRQHQFDKVEMVQIVHPDRSYEALEDMTRHAEAILQKLGLPYRVMALCTGDMGFGAAKTYDLEVWLPAQNTYREISSVSNCEAFQARRLQARFKNAQGKNELVHTLNGSGLAVGRTLVAVLENYQNADGSVTVPEVLRNYMGGAEVLRT
- a CDS encoding LysR family transcriptional regulator: MPLTRITLRQFEAFVAVADMRSFAAASERLGMTASAVSQLVAELESTIGFRVFDRSTRKVNLSSAGRDFLASAETVLRHVQLAESAATDVRNRAAGVVRVGAPLVLAGSVLPAAIRAFGEQRPKVVIRIRDTAVDALAESVATGDVDLAVGPDRAPGAGVAREMVFDSPWVLWCAPTHPLAALKVLHWDQLHDVALVAAGRDHERSVAQMHVNAPEGERVRPVHVVDNVSTALGLAAEGLSVTLAPAYVGVLAERLGLVMRRVTKPETIRQVCVYRPTARAMPPAAEAFTEFLVDWLRAWQTGVWPGRKSAIWQTARPARS